The sequence below is a genomic window from Meles meles chromosome 3, mMelMel3.1 paternal haplotype, whole genome shotgun sequence.
ACCCAGCACCAGGTGTGCCCAGGGTGGTGATAGCACACGTCTGGGGAAGAGGGGCTTCCAATCTAGGAAAAACTGAAttctgggacttcaccaagaACTGCCTCTCATGATCCCAATCCCTCATAAGGCGGAACTGACCATTGATAGACAATGTCTTGATTCTTATCAATTAGGCTAAAAGGCACGTTTCCTGAAAATTTTGACCCTATCCCATAATATCAAAGGAAAGAATAACAAGGAGTTAGGCTGTCAGACTTTCACAGGTTCGATGGAACTTAAAGGGTTAAGTGGAAAAGATTTTAGGATGGAGGATGGAGTCCCAACATCAGGATGAGGACCCTCCTCCCCAACCCGGGAGTCACTATGTCCCAATACTGCCCTGCTTTCTGCAGCCACCCAATTCCAGCTATCAGGAGGGAGGCTGGGCCCCAGGGGTCCCCTGATAGGAAACCCGAAGGGCACACGTCGAAATGCTCCCAACTATGTGGAACACTATGAGTGTCAAAAGAGTGTATTTACTTGTCCCCACTGTGTTCCCCAAAAGGACGGAGCACACCTATAACATAGGGCAAGCCCTTCGGTCAGGTAACAGCTAACCCACAGCACTTGGGGAAGGATAAAACCAGCAGGAACAGAGTTATAGCCACCTGCCCAGAGGCCCTCCCAGGGCTCCGTGGGGACTGGAGTTGATGCATGCCCCTGCCTGGGTTTGAGGCCCGGCTCTGCCCCTTGCTAGTCTGtgctctccctgtgcctcagtttcttcaccctCACTGGAGATACTAAGAGTATCTCATTGGGTTGTCGCAGGTGTGAACAACTTGGACAGAGTAGGCCCTTGAAGGGCACTTGGATGGGTATCTGGCCCTGGAATGAGCCCCATATCTGTGCTAGCTCTTATTACTGTAGAACTAATATCGGTGTGGTCACTGCAAATATATAACCACACAAATAGTAGCCTGAGAGTTTCAACTGTGGTTCCAGGATCGGTGTGTAAACCCCTCTGCCCTTGCTCACCGAGGCCGGTACCGGCGGGGCTGGCAGGACAGGGACCTCCCCCAGAGAGTAGTGCTCCCTCCGGCAGACAGCCCCAACCATGAGAAACTTCTCATTCCCCGACTCTCTTCCCTCCAGCGTTTCTGCCCCATAACGCTCTATGCCTAGCCTTTTAGATCTCATGGCTATGGCTTCAGCTTTACCTTTTCAAAAGGagcagactgggagaaaaaagtGATTTTCCAAAAACGAGCACCCGTGGGGGTTTCTCTGTGGTTGTGTGAAACTGAGGCCCCAGCTACTGATGTTATGCTCTAGGGGGCCTGACCCCAGGAAATCGTCATCCATCTCTTCCAACAGAAGCCAGAGAACCCAAAAGTCATCTTTCGACATACCATGGGGGAGAGAAGTGACAGGTGCGATCACGTTTCATTGCTGTCTGGGCCACTATTTCCAAACTTTGCCTCCACCCTGAAGCCAAGAATAAAGTTACAGAAAGTGGAGAAAGATTTTGGAAACGGTGTGGGAAACCCCTTCAGAACACAGAAGATCCATGGACTTGGGGCAGACAGAATCCTAGAATTGTTAGTGCTAGAAGGGATCTTAGCAATGCAATGCTCATTTTATAGATACATAAACTGGAGCCTAGAAGGGGTTAAGGACTTACCACGGACAGCCAGCCAGTGACAGCCAGGGATGAGAATCTACGTGTCCAACACAGCGCCCTAGCTTTCAACGTCACTTGGCTGGTCTCTAACATGACAGAAGGCTCCCAGGCTGTGCTAGCAATTTCTCTCACCTTCCTCTTAatttgctctgtgacctcagtCAAGATCATGACTTATTATCCCAAAGCTGTGCTCAATCACAAGGAATTGCTGGGAGGAGATGATGTGCACAAGGATTCTTACAGGGCTGAGCAAGCAGCAGCaccgtgtgcatgtgtgcgtgcgtgtgtgcacacgtgcgcgTGTGCATGTGTGAAAAGGGAATCTAGGTCAGGCCCAAGGACAACCCAGCGGAGCCCTGAAGCCACAGCCACTGCAATGTGAGCGTGCCCAGGAACGACAACCACATACCTACAGTGACCTggacaggctccatgctctgcgtGGGTCTGTCTTCACTTTCAGAGGCATCCTGGCCCTCATTCAAGTTGTTTCTCTTAACGTGGGCCACCACAAAGAAACACAGTCCCATGAGTACAATCAAGGGCCCCATGATCTGCAGGGACAGGAATCCACAGATCTGGGGCTCCGAGTCGGCCGTGTCTGTCTCGTTCAGCGGTTCCTGCAGCCAGTCTGAGCCACACCCGGGGACCCAGATGCCCAGTATGCTGATGAGCATGCCACTCGTCAAGAACAGAAACCCAAAGATGAGGCACTGGGCAAACTGGCGGCTCTCTCCACAGATGAAGGCCCGGTCGGGGTCCACCTGCCGGCCCCGAAGGCGCCTCTCCCGCAGTTGAAGTCGTGCCCTCGAGCGGGCCAGGATCACAGCCCCGAGCCCGACCGCGGCACAGGCAGGCCCAGCAACCTTCAGCACCAGGCTGCAGTCTGGGAAGATTTTGTACTCGCAGGCCTGGAACCCGAAGATGGAGAGCAGAACTCCCACACATAGCAGGACGGCACCAAAGacgaaaaggaagaaaatgagcttGCTGACACGCCTGTCTCGCCGGTCCTCATCTGAGTCAGCAGCAGCTACAGGAGACATGGCCGGAAGAGGCCCCTTCCCCCCGAACCAGGCAGGATGGATTTCCTTCCCTCCAATGGTTTCAACAGCCCTGAAAATACAACCAAACATTGAATTAAAGTGGGCACAGTTGTCCCGGACCCACCCTGGCCATTTCAGAAATCACTCTAGGATGAAATCATAGGGAATAGAACTTGGTGCAAGTGATACACTGTGGAACAATGAGCTGGTTTATGAGTCAGAAGCACTGGCATTCAGAAACTCCTGAATGTGTAATTTTATGAAGATAGTAAAGAAGAGGAAATGCAATTACCATGCACCTAagagtatcttttaaaaaacaaaacccatacaAGAGAAATAACTGGGTGTGGCTTTTCCTGTTATGAGTCTTACAAACTCACTTCCCCggcaaaacaacacaaaacaaaccccaaaacagtgGTGGGTGAAGGAAGAACTGCAGGGATTATTTCTGATTTACAGGCATCCCACTCTTCATCACAGCTGCTCCGAGCATTTCCGAGTCGATACGTTTTCGTTCAGTAACTAACTTTCCATTTCCTATTTTAGACTGCGGCAACTTTCCATTCTCTCGCTTTCTTCTAAGGCTAGGACACCTGCAGGAGGCGCAATTCAGCCGTTTCCACTGAAGGGGAAGGCAGCTCAGGAACACAGTGACTTCGGCGGATTTTAAGTTAACTCTGTCAAAATGTGATTCTTCAGTTCTCAAATGGGCACTGAAACCCCAGGGCCCGGCTGACTGGGCGGGGGTAACCCAGGGGAGTCTGGAACAGCAGGTCAGGCAGAGGCTTCCTCCCAGGTGTGCAGGTGGCCTGTCACACACCCTCCTCCAAGGTGCCTTTCACTTTCAGAAGAAGGTTTAGGCTCAGTTAAAAATAAGCAGCTGATAAAATCACCAGTTACAAAGCACACAACAGCAACAGAACTTGACTTTGAACGGAGAGTGTAAGTGAGATCAAGTGGGAAAGAACCTCCCACAAAATCACCCAAGCCCTGTGCTGATATCATTGAGTATTAAGTGGAGCCAAATCAGTCGTTAATAACTGTCTACTGTATGCAAATTGACTTTATTATCTTAGTTATCTCGTCTTACTCTCATGAGTGGGGTATTTTACCAGGACACTTCAAGTTGGGGCAGTGGAAAAGACAACCCAAGTGTGAAGACCATTTTTACTGgctcaaggaaagaaaacttaaaatattttgtccaaATGTATCTGTGATCACATGAAGGAGCTCAGAACTGAGGCTGTAACCAAGGCCGTCCTGAGAAACCTAAGTCACATCCAAGGAGGGTCAGtttaagtaaagaaaacaaatagctGGTCTTATACTAGGAAGTACTTTTCCAGGAAAAAGTGCAATCGAATCAGAAGAAgttggagaaagaaggaaatctaggAGGGAAATAAGCTTCCATTTTAAACCTGGACAAATTATATTCATGAAGATGGAGTATTCTGAGACAAAGAAAATACTGCAGTGTAAAAAACAGAAATCTGAATCATGTAATCTCCTTTGCTGGTTCCAGAGATAATGGTAATTCTCTGTTACATTGTCCTGTCAGGAATTCACTGAATTCCTGATACCTTCAACTCTGAAGTGAGTCACAAGGCTTCAGATGTCTTAAGGCAAATTCCCCAAATACTAGTAGAGTAAAAAGAAGCCAGAAACGGGATCTCTATCCATGGACAAGTGGACTAAACATCTGCCATATGTACTAATCCCTCATCCATAATAGCAGGTGGGTAGTCAAGTCTGTCTGTCTCCTACATGCATTCACGAACAGACACAAAAACATCCACACTAACAGAAAATTAAACCTTTTCCAAATACCAACCTACATTTAATTTCCCCAAAGCCAAATCCGCCTCTCCACCACTGTTTGCCAAAGGACATTTCCCAATCTGCAGCATCTCACCACGCCCAAGGCTCTGCCGCGTTTAGAGATCGAGGTAAAACCAGCCCAAAGTCTTTTATGGGAAATCCTTTCATGGGTGTCAGGGAGCCCAAAGGCAACAACAGCCCCCGGCGGCCAGGCTTGCGGCTCCCACCCCCGCAGACTCAGCTCCAGATTCTCAGCGCCGGGGACGCTCCCAACACCAAGCCTTGGCCTCAAAAGCGCCGCGCCCGAGCCCACACGGGAGTGCGGAGAAGCGCGGGGACCTGGGCGCTCACCTGACGCTTCGTCCCGCGGGCGCGGTGCGTGCGCCGGCGCGCGTTCCGGGATCCCGGCGGCGGCCTCGGGGTCCGCGCTCGGCCGGGTGGCGCGGGCGGTGGGCACCCGGCGGGGCGCGGCCTGCGTGTGGCGGCCGCACCGCACGCTCCCACCTGCGCGTCCGGGCGCGGAGGGCAGGCCGCCACTGTATTTACAGAAGGAGGCGGTGCCAGAGAGGGCGCGGCGGCGGGGGCACCGCGGGGCAGGGCAGACAGGCGGGAGCTGGCCGCCACCGGGTGCTGCCCTGCGGGGCCGGAGGCGCGGCCGTGGGCAACGAGGGGCAGCCTCGGAGCCCAACGCCCGCAGATGTGACCGCTTCGCCCGTGACCGCGCGCGAGGAATCCGGGGGAAATGGGCGCCCCCGCCACCTCCCTGGCCCGCAGCCGTCTGAGGTTCTGCTCTGCGCCGCGCGGGCCGAGATCCAGGCAGCAGGAAAGGAACCGGCTCCTTTGGGTGCGCAGGACCCAGAGCTGGGGCGGGGGAAGCGCCTGGTCCCCTTTCCGATGTGGCGGTGGCCGGGCAGGATGGGGCCCCGCGTTCCTGAGGCCGCCCTCTGGTCTGGGACCCGTCTACCTAGCGGCAGGCGGCCCTCCCGCGGCTCCGGAGGCCCTGACTGCGGTCAATGGAGTGAGTCCCTCGCTGCCAGCTCCCCATCCGCGACGGCATTAAGGAGACACCAGGTCACTGAAACGTGCGCTCTGTTTAGAATGTGAGACAAGGTCCTCCATACCTGAGTCATTCAGGCGTGAGGTCCTCGCTCCAAGACTGAAGCAGGCCCTTGGCAGGTCAGCTCTGTCCCTTCCGCACTCACACCTCTTTGCCATAGAACCCCTCTTCCCGCTCTTAATTGTTAATGGTCGGCAGCAATTAAAATGGTAACTTTCCCTGCCCTTGAACCAGGAGTTTCAGGATGGGTTTGCCAATCCGGGTACTATTTGTAACCTGCCTTGGGACACGTGACACGGACCCAACTATGCCAGTTTCCACCCCAGAGGTCAGGGCACTGTGGAAGGTGAGTCAAGGGCTCAGCCCAAGTGCAGTTGCGCAGTGAAGCCCTGGGGACTTACCCATCCCCGCCACGTCTCCCCGCTTCCTGTCAGCTTTGCCTCAAACCATGTCACAACTCCATGCCAATTGCTTTGGGCTTTTTAAAGGTGTGAACACTTTGCATACCTGATACAGTCAGTTGTTCTGTAGGTCTCACTGAAGGTGAAACATGAGCCGGGCTTAGCCAGTTACCAGGGGTGAGAAGGAGGCAAAGAGGGAAGGGTGGTTCCCTGGGCTCTGAGTCTGGATGGCTGGGTGGGTGATCTGAGGTTTCTGGAGGGAGGCATTCTGGACAAGTTCCAGCATTGCAATTTGCTGGGGGCCCTTGTCCCAGTGGCCAGATATGGCCTTTTTCATAGGCAGAGTGAGAATCTCTGCCCTAAGTATCACCGATTATTACTATCTTGAATAATACTGATGTCCctggctctgtgccaggctctgtgtttCCCTATTTTACCTACAGCCTGTGGTACTTTAGTGTGGGTTCCCAGCAAGTCTGAGAAAGCTGCAGCCAGAAGAGAATGGGGGGCTAAAAACCAGTCCATTTTCAgttgaggaaaccaaggcccaaaGGCAAAAATCGACCTCCCCAGCTGATTAATGTGGAGCCTGGGCCTGAACCAGACGTACTAACTGTTCCTCCTAGATACACCTGTCACGCAGAGGACACACAATGCCATGAAACTCAGAAATGCCTTTTTattatgtggctttttttttttttttttttaaagagagagagtgagaaagtgtGTGAGAGCAGCggagggccagagggagcaggagagaatcttaagcaggcaccaCATACGGctccctgagattgtgacctgagccgaaaccaagagtcagacccttaactgactgagccacccaggtgccctggtatgTGGCTTTTTAGTCATTATGACAATATAGACGCTGTATCCCAAGGACACTGCGGCCGtctaggtctggggtggggctctCCTGGTCAAAGTGTCAGTATATCCCAGGGTAGATATGAGACCGGGAAGGACGCCTAGCTAACAGGCAGATAAGCAAGAGTGGTGATTGCACAACAGCCGCTGACAGGGAACTTTCTAAGAACACAGGCCCTGAATGCAGAACGTGTTCTCCCTGCAAGGCCTTTCTCGTGCAAGAGGCTTTCCATCTCCGCTGGGCCCTCATGCTTTCCTTCTCCCACATCTGAAACTCGATCTCCGGCCACGTCATGTGTGGACCTGCAAGGGGCCTGTGGACACAGCTGCCCATTGGGGCCACATGACTGCGGCTGGCCACACATGACGGCCTTGAATGTGCAGACACCAAGGACGATCAGATTAGCCTCAGCTCGGGATATCAGCTGCTTGGACTGTTTGTCTAGTGGAGCCTGTTTGACTAAACTAAAATCCTTGGAAATTGATCATCAGTCAAATATGAAAGACAAAACCACCAGCCTTCAAGGTGTTCATCTTGGGGGCAGACCCATTTTGAGGAGAGAGGCTGGGGGACctccttcctctctaaaaccAAGTAGCCTTTTCCAACCTGTGTGGTCATGAAAGAAGATAAGACCAGACAGAATCCTTTACAGCATTAAAACAGGGTTTTAAAAGTGGATGAAtcttgggtcacctgggtagctcagtcagtgaagtgtttATCTGCCtccggcttaggtcatgattccaggtcctgagatggagtcccacaaggggctccttgctcagtggggagtctgcttctccctctgcccgcctctccccatgcttttgcgcgtgctctctctctgacaaataaataaataaaatcttaaaaaaagaaaaaaaggatgaatcTTGAATCCGGGAAGTGAACAGGGGTGGTGAAGTGGTggcatgcattcatttattcattcagcaaatatttcctGAGTGCTGGCTGCAGGCCAATAAACAAGACACAGGATCCTTTGACTTTGTGGAACCTATATtccaaggaaaaggagaaggacaaTGCAAGAAATACAGGGTATTAGAAGGCGATAGGTGCTGTGGAGAATAAGAAATCACAGAAGGCAGCTTGGGGAAATTCTGCTTCCAAGAGGGTGGTTAAGGAAGACGTCTCTGGGGGCACCcactggtggctcagtgggttaaagcctctgccttcggctcaggtcaagatcccagggtcctgggatagagccctgcataaggctctctgctcagcagggagcctgcttcctcctctctctcttcctgtctctctgcctacttgtgatctctgccaaatatataaaaatctttaataaaaataaaataaatgaataaaaataaaagaaaaaaggaaggcttCTCTGTGAAGGGGACACCGCAGCAAAAGCTTGAAGGGGATGAGGAAGCAAGCTTATTGATTATCTGTGATTGCATAACAAAGGACCCCCAAACTTAGAAGCTTAAAGCAAAGAGTTATTCTCTCTTGTagtttctgagggtcaggaaTTTCAGAGCAGCTTAGCCAGGTGCTTCTGGCTTGGGATCTCTCACGAGGCTGCTGTCCAGCTGCCGGCTGGGGCCGTAGACCCGGAAGGCCTGCCTGGAGCAGGAGGGTCTGCCTCCCTGATGGCTCCCTCCAGCGACTCTGGATAGGAGACCTCCCTTTCCTGATTGTCCTCCTGATGTGGAAACTGACTTGCCCTAGAGGGAGTGATccaagagagagcacatgaggggGGAGAGGCAGTGCCTTCCATGATGTAGTCCCTGAAGTCCCATCCCATCACTctgctttattcttttccttagaCTTGTGTCACGAAGTCAAGGGGAGGGAAATTAGGCTCCACCTCCTGAAGGGGGAGACTGTCAAAGAGCCCGCGAGCTTATTGTATAACTATCACAGAGAACTGTAGTGATACTTTGGCGAGGAAGGGAAGGGCCCTTCAGACAAAGgaaatagcaagtgcaaaggccctgaggcagaagggGGGGGTGGCATATTCAAGGAGGCCCGGATGACTGGGTGAGCAAGGGGATGAGAAATAAGGAGAGGAGGTCAGAGaggaaaggggtgtgtgtgtgtgtgtgtgtgtgtggccacaTGTACCAGATTACCTAGAGCTTCATGAGCCATTGTACTTACTCTGAGTGAGATAAGGagactttgttgttgttgttttagctGAGTGTGATGTGGCCTGACTTACACTTTTTAAGGCCGCAGTGGCTTCCAGGTGAGAATAGTCTGAGGGGAAGGGTGGGAGTGAGACACTCAGGAGGCTATTACAGTAACCCTGGGAAAAAATGACTGTGGCTTGTGTTCAGAGGCAAGAAAGCAGTGGACTCTGTATATATCTCGGAGACAGAGTCCTTGGACAGGATATGGGTTTGGACGTCAAGGCTTTTGGCCTGAGGAACTGGAAGGATGGTTCTGGCACTGCTCGGGATGGGGGAGAAGGAAGCCAGGACAAGACTGAGAGGGAAGCTTTGGGGCATGTTAACTTTGAGATGTCTCTTTCTCCATCCAAATCGAGAAGGTGAGTCGGCAACGGGACATCAGGGCCTGGCATTAGGGAATTCTGGGAAGAATACGTTCCTGTGTTCTGGCAGGTCTGGTTGCTACAGAATCAATAAGGCCAGGCCCCTCATTGGGAAGAATTTACATGTAGACGTGGCTACGCCCGCATTGTAGCGATTGGTGCCTCGGAGGGCTCCCAGCAGGCACAAAGCAGTGCGCAGGCGGGTGCTCTGGGATGCAGGGATTTCTGACGTTTCCAGGAGGCAGGAGACAGCAAGCGGCCAGCGTGGCTAGGAGGGATGAGTTTCTGCCGCTGCAGGGGCTTCTGCTGCTCTGTTCCCAGAGCAGGGCCCTAAGGAGCATGGATCCTCCGCTACCAGTGGACAGGCCACGTGACACTCCCGGGAGCCCTGCCGCACTGAGAAGTGGCTGGGGGCCAGTGGTCTGGATTGGCCTGTAGAGCTCAGTGTTACGCTTTCAGGATTCACAAGACTAGAGCAAGACAATTAAGCAACCAAGTGTGCCACCTTCTcgtttctctttccttatttggTCTCTCTCTGGTTCTGCCCCAAATTAACCTCAGCACCCAGAAGCATGCATTCCTCTTTCCAATTCCTGACGTTTCCTGAGACTCTGCTGAGGCTGGGCTGCGGGAATTTGCTCTTGAGTGCTTGGTCACGGGCCCGCATTTCCAGGCTCTGAACCCAGGTGGGTGCTGTCCAGCTGCCTGCCCCCCCGCGAAGGCCGtggcggtggggggaggcagagcg
It includes:
- the TMEM171 gene encoding transmembrane protein 171 isoform X1; its protein translation is MAVETIGGKEIHPAWFGGKGPLPAMSPVAAADSDEDRRDRRVSKLIFFLFVFGAVLLCVGVLLSIFGFQACEYKIFPDCSLVLKVAGPACAAVGLGAVILARSRARLQLRERRLRGRQVDPDRAFICGESRQFAQCLIFGFLFLTSGMLISILGIWVPGCGSDWLQEPLNETDTADSEPQICGFLSLQIMGPLIVLMGLCFFVVAHVKRNNLNEGQDASESEDRPTQSMEPVQVTVGDAVIIFPPPPPPYFPESSASTVTPSPGANGLLPSENPPSYYSIFNHGRTSTPEGQGTASERDRESIYTISGTAVSSEISITPHLSSELPPRYEEKEMAAAATSSPPSEPSPP
- the TMEM171 gene encoding transmembrane protein 171 isoform X2 — protein: MSPVAAADSDEDRRDRRVSKLIFFLFVFGAVLLCVGVLLSIFGFQACEYKIFPDCSLVLKVAGPACAAVGLGAVILARSRARLQLRERRLRGRQVDPDRAFICGESRQFAQCLIFGFLFLTSGMLISILGIWVPGCGSDWLQEPLNETDTADSEPQICGFLSLQIMGPLIVLMGLCFFVVAHVKRNNLNEGQDASESEDRPTQSMEPVQVTVGDAVIIFPPPPPPYFPESSASTVTPSPGANGLLPSENPPSYYSIFNHGRTSTPEGQGTASERDRESIYTISGTAVSSEISITPHLSSELPPRYEEKEMAAAATSSPPSEPSPP